From the genome of Colletotrichum destructivum chromosome 10, complete sequence, one region includes:
- a CDS encoding Putative complex 1 LYR protein, translating to MTAVNTELRRQVIAIYKELLYLGREYPLGYDYFRPRLHGAFRANAALRDEDAIRRGIERAEYVKKEIEAL from the exons ATGACGGCCGTGAACACGGAGCTGCGGCGGCAGGTCATTGCCATTTACAAGG AACTCTTGTACCTAGGCCGCGAGTACCCCCTCGGCTACGACTACTTCCGCCCGCGCCTGCACGGGGCCTTCcgcgccaacgccgccctgcgcgacgaggatgccatCCGCCGGGGCATCGAGCGGGCCGAGTACGTCAAGAAGG AAATCGAGGCTCTGTAA